In a single window of the Bradyrhizobium erythrophlei genome:
- a CDS encoding adenylate/guanylate cyclase domain-containing protein encodes MPALWHSHEEKQRSAASAEFDHALTREVLRTELVRVRALIATAACLLVIFWTVDLMAPEALNHIWRGQFRPSYLNVILAPFILFELWVHAMLRRHLKLDRDVPVIRRYLGALIETSLPTIALAVHIQNMGEVQALGFVMPFAYFIFIILSTLRLDFWLSTFTGFVAAAELLAMAMFYHPLATTGPKPDITYHGARSLIILISGILAGAVGVQLRRQFAASIRAATARDRVTNLFGQHVSPQVVERLLAEGAEAASDIRRVAVMFVDFRSFTAGARSRSPQEVVERLDGAFAVLVEILDRHGGIVNKFLGDGFLALFGVPFETAEAAQHAVAAAREMLVAMDGINMADSWKLRIGIGIHFGEVVAGNIGSPRRKEYTVIGDTVNFAARLESLNKEFNSQLLISAAVRDALDQDGCDAVSLGEVAIKGYDRPMAVWQLG; translated from the coding sequence ATGCCGGCGTTATGGCACAGCCATGAAGAGAAGCAACGGTCTGCGGCATCCGCCGAGTTCGACCATGCATTGACGCGCGAAGTGCTGCGCACCGAGCTGGTGCGGGTCAGGGCCCTCATCGCCACCGCCGCGTGTCTCCTCGTCATTTTCTGGACCGTCGACCTGATGGCGCCCGAAGCGCTGAACCATATCTGGCGCGGCCAGTTCCGGCCGAGTTACCTCAACGTGATCCTGGCGCCGTTCATCCTGTTCGAGCTTTGGGTGCATGCGATGCTCAGGCGGCACCTGAAGCTTGACCGCGACGTTCCCGTGATCAGGCGATACCTCGGCGCGCTGATCGAAACCTCGTTGCCCACGATCGCGCTGGCCGTGCATATCCAGAACATGGGCGAGGTACAGGCGCTCGGCTTCGTGATGCCGTTTGCCTATTTCATCTTCATCATTCTCTCGACGCTGCGGCTCGACTTCTGGCTGTCGACCTTCACCGGTTTCGTCGCGGCGGCCGAATTGCTGGCCATGGCGATGTTTTATCATCCGCTAGCCACAACCGGACCCAAACCCGACATCACCTATCACGGCGCGCGCAGCCTGATCATCCTGATATCGGGGATTCTCGCGGGCGCGGTCGGTGTTCAGCTGCGCCGCCAGTTCGCGGCGAGCATCCGGGCCGCCACCGCGCGCGATCGCGTCACCAATCTGTTTGGTCAGCACGTATCTCCCCAGGTGGTCGAACGGCTGCTGGCCGAAGGCGCGGAAGCGGCCAGCGATATCAGGCGGGTCGCGGTCATGTTCGTCGACTTCCGCAGTTTCACCGCGGGTGCCCGTTCGCGCTCCCCCCAGGAGGTGGTCGAACGGCTCGACGGTGCGTTCGCCGTACTGGTGGAAATCCTCGATCGTCACGGCGGTATCGTCAACAAATTCCTCGGCGATGGATTTTTGGCGCTGTTCGGCGTGCCCTTCGAGACGGCCGAAGCGGCGCAGCACGCTGTCGCCGCCGCGCGCGAAATGCTGGTGGCGATGGACGGCATCAACATGGCCGATAGCTGGAAGCTGCGGATCGGCATCGGCATCCATTTCGGCGAAGTCGTCGCGGGCAATATAGGTTCGCCCCGACGCAAGGAATACACCGTGATCGGCGACACCGTGAACTTTGCGGCCCGGCTTGAGTCGCTTAACAAGGAATTCAATTCGCAACTGCTGATTTCGGCTGCGGTTCGCGACGCACTGGATCAGGACGGTTGCGACGCGGTTTCGCTTGGAGAGGTCGCGATCAAGGGATATGACCGGCCGATGGCCGTATGGCAATTGGGCTAG
- a CDS encoding MlaA family lipoprotein, translated as MDSKNRLTLLRSCVGRSIPNMHDVHCVEDVGFLSKRPRRHAPLRPAHWICAGVLGSVLAGPACAQEAWNPFSRAPRDPIEQGRIDSANDPGEAINREIFKANKFLDDIILKPVARAYVEGVSPELRQGIHNFTNNVGEPVVFANDVLQGNVKRAWNTTQRFAVNTTIGIVGFVDVADTWGRPHHYADLGQTLGVWGIAPGPAVQIPVLGPSNLRDAFGLATTSLAGTFALQGTIGNVVSYTELGATGVDDIDYRSKLLPNTDALEKTSKDLYASIRLVKAQLRAKFVEEAKAGRVSGDEGGSDEAARH; from the coding sequence ATGGATTCGAAAAATCGGTTGACGCTCTTGAGGTCATGCGTCGGGAGGTCAATTCCGAACATGCATGACGTGCATTGCGTTGAAGATGTCGGCTTTCTATCGAAGCGTCCGCGCCGACATGCGCCTCTTCGGCCGGCCCATTGGATATGCGCTGGTGTACTCGGTTCAGTCCTTGCCGGCCCCGCCTGCGCGCAAGAGGCCTGGAACCCGTTCAGTCGAGCGCCCCGCGATCCGATCGAGCAAGGCAGGATCGACAGCGCCAACGACCCGGGGGAAGCGATCAACCGCGAGATCTTCAAAGCAAACAAATTTTTGGACGACATCATCTTGAAGCCGGTCGCGCGCGCTTATGTCGAGGGTGTGTCCCCGGAGCTGCGTCAGGGCATTCACAATTTTACCAACAATGTCGGAGAGCCCGTCGTTTTCGCCAACGATGTCCTGCAGGGCAATGTCAAACGCGCCTGGAATACGACGCAGCGCTTCGCCGTCAACACGACGATCGGCATCGTCGGTTTCGTCGATGTCGCCGACACGTGGGGCCGGCCGCATCACTACGCGGATCTCGGGCAGACTTTGGGCGTATGGGGAATCGCGCCTGGACCGGCCGTACAAATTCCCGTTCTCGGTCCATCCAACCTTCGCGATGCGTTCGGGCTGGCGACGACGAGCCTCGCCGGTACCTTCGCTCTTCAGGGCACGATCGGGAACGTTGTCTCCTACACTGAGCTCGGCGCGACCGGCGTGGATGACATCGACTACCGTTCGAAATTGCTGCCGAACACGGACGCGCTGGAAAAGACTTCGAAAGACCTTTATGCGTCGATCCGTCTCGTCAAGGCGCAGTTGCGCGCGAAGTTCGTCGAGGAAGCCAAGGCCGGGCGTGTATCAGGCGACGAGGGCGGCAGTGACGAAGCTGCGCGCCATTGA
- a CDS encoding DUF2000 family protein produces MQFDTKIAVIIRTDLEAWQKLNVASFLAGGIAAAFPECIGEPYEDGSGTRYLSLICQPILIYGADRPALTRALERALSRNVKPAVYTEDMFKTTHDAANREVVRAVIRADLNLVGLAMRAERKVIDKIVDGLKFHS; encoded by the coding sequence ATGCAGTTCGATACCAAGATCGCGGTGATCATCCGGACCGACCTTGAAGCGTGGCAGAAGCTGAACGTGGCTTCGTTTCTGGCCGGCGGTATTGCGGCTGCGTTCCCGGAGTGCATCGGTGAACCCTACGAAGACGGCTCCGGCACCCGATATCTGTCGCTGATTTGCCAGCCGATTCTGATCTACGGCGCCGACCGGCCGGCGCTGACCCGGGCGCTGGAGCGCGCACTTTCTCGCAACGTGAAGCCTGCGGTTTATACCGAGGACATGTTCAAGACCACGCACGATGCCGCCAACCGCGAAGTGGTGAGGGCCGTGATCCGCGCCGATCTCAATCTGGTCGGTCTCGCCATGCGCGCCGAGCGCAAGGTGATCGACAAGATCGTCGATGGCTTGAAGTTTCACAGCTAG
- a CDS encoding DUF4189 domain-containing protein — translation MVSTTVAQRRAMFVFALTLALAGLRFATESWAAGAFAIGKCGAYGQAYDYAAENAARAAAAKQCKGGCTTTVTMKRACAALSIDMANPCGPHGYAVKPHISSTLNEATRKCYEFGGRECVIRAWACDAKG, via the coding sequence ATCGTTTCGACCACCGTTGCGCAACGCCGCGCGATGTTTGTTTTTGCGCTCACACTGGCCTTGGCCGGATTACGATTCGCGACGGAATCGTGGGCGGCGGGTGCGTTCGCGATCGGCAAATGCGGCGCCTACGGCCAGGCCTACGATTATGCCGCCGAGAACGCGGCGCGCGCCGCGGCCGCCAAGCAATGCAAGGGCGGCTGCACCACGACGGTGACCATGAAGCGCGCCTGCGCGGCGTTGTCGATCGACATGGCCAATCCCTGCGGGCCTCACGGCTACGCGGTCAAACCTCACATTTCCAGTACGCTGAACGAAGCAACCCGCAAATGCTATGAATTCGGCGGCAGGGAATGCGTGATCCGCGCCTGGGCCTGCGACGCCAAGGGGTAG
- a CDS encoding NTP transferase domain-containing protein codes for MKFGPASPADAVGGVTVHTLRQGSLVLKKGTTIGPAEVDALNRAGVKEIVVVRLEDGDVSEDVAAAGIAQAVAGQGIHVERAFTGRANLFADRAGVLVVDRAAVDRINGVDEAITFATLAAYKPVVEGEMVATVKLIPFGVEAKLRDAAVKAASGGALQIAPYTITRVGVVSTLLPGLAPKVVEKTLRVTAERLAPAGATIIAERRVPHDEAALSAAIKELLALDAELVIVFGASAIADRRDVIPAAITEIGGAIEHFGMPVDPGNLLLIGSAGGVPVLGAPGCARSPVENGFDWVLMRLLAGLKVTRAELTGMGVGGLLMEIVTRPQPREKPGTDGNRNVAAIILAAGRSTRMGGPNKLLAELGGKTLVRIVAEQALASKAQGVIVVTGHQAEQVEKALKGLKVKFVRNPDFAEGLASSVKAGVAAVPENADGAVICLGDMPLIDARLIDRLIEAFAPDRGNLIAVPVSDNRRGNPVLWSRRFFNELMTLDGDIGARHLIARHAEAVAEVPVDGHGAFLDIDTPQALEAAQRG; via the coding sequence ATGAAATTTGGTCCTGCCAGTCCGGCCGACGCGGTCGGCGGCGTCACCGTCCACACCCTGCGCCAGGGGTCGCTGGTGCTCAAGAAAGGCACCACGATCGGCCCTGCCGAGGTCGACGCACTCAACCGCGCGGGCGTCAAGGAAATCGTCGTGGTACGGCTCGAAGACGGTGACGTCTCCGAGGACGTCGCAGCGGCCGGCATCGCCCAGGCTGTCGCCGGCCAAGGTATTCACGTTGAACGCGCCTTCACCGGCCGCGCCAACCTGTTCGCGGACAGGGCCGGCGTGCTGGTAGTGGACCGGGCTGCCGTGGACCGCATCAACGGCGTCGATGAGGCCATCACCTTCGCGACGCTGGCCGCCTACAAGCCGGTGGTCGAAGGCGAGATGGTCGCAACCGTCAAGCTCATCCCTTTTGGGGTGGAGGCGAAGCTGCGCGACGCCGCGGTGAAGGCGGCGAGCGGCGGCGCGCTGCAGATCGCGCCCTACACCATCACGCGCGTCGGCGTAGTCTCGACTTTGCTGCCGGGGCTGGCGCCAAAGGTGGTGGAGAAGACCTTGCGGGTGACGGCGGAGCGGCTGGCGCCAGCCGGGGCCACCATCATCGCCGAGCGCCGCGTGCCGCACGATGAAGCCGCGCTGTCGGCAGCGATCAAGGAATTGCTCGCTCTCGACGCGGAACTGGTGATCGTATTCGGTGCCTCCGCGATCGCTGACCGGCGCGACGTGATTCCGGCGGCAATCACGGAGATCGGCGGCGCCATCGAGCATTTCGGCATGCCGGTCGATCCGGGAAACCTGCTGCTGATCGGCAGTGCCGGCGGCGTGCCGGTGCTGGGCGCGCCCGGCTGCGCGCGCTCCCCGGTCGAGAACGGTTTTGACTGGGTGCTGATGCGCCTGCTCGCGGGCCTCAAGGTCACGCGCGCCGAACTCACCGGCATGGGAGTCGGCGGGCTGTTGATGGAAATCGTGACGCGGCCGCAGCCGCGCGAAAAACCCGGCACCGACGGCAACCGCAATGTGGCCGCGATCATCCTGGCGGCCGGGCGTTCCACCCGGATGGGCGGCCCGAACAAGCTTTTGGCCGAACTGGGTGGCAAGACGCTGGTCCGGATCGTGGCCGAGCAGGCACTGGCCTCGAAAGCACAAGGCGTGATCGTCGTCACCGGCCATCAGGCCGAGCAGGTCGAGAAAGCGTTAAAAGGTCTCAAGGTGAAATTCGTGCGCAACCCGGATTTCGCCGAGGGGCTGGCGAGTTCGGTGAAGGCCGGCGTCGCGGCGGTGCCTGAAAATGCCGACGGCGCGGTGATCTGCCTTGGCGATATGCCGCTGATTGACGCGCGCCTGATCGACCGGCTGATCGAAGCGTTCGCGCCGGATCGAGGCAATCTGATCGCGGTGCCCGTCAGCGATAACAGGCGCGGCAATCCGGTGCTGTGGTCGCGCCGGTTCTTCAACGAATTGATGACGCTGGACGGCGATATCGGTGCCCGCCATTTGATCGCCAGGCATGCCGAGGCGGTGGCGGAAGTACCGGTCGACGGCCACGGCGCGTTTTTGGATATCGACACGCCGCAGGCGCTCGAGGCCGCGCAGCGGGGATAA
- a CDS encoding XdhC family protein, producing MKLATLHQLNAERAARRPVIIVTDTANGEQRLVKAAEFAADPLRADLAKQLRMGKSGMIEADGKKLFLNVYAPTAKLVIVGAVHISQALAPLARSLDYDVTVVDPRTAFASPERFPDVPLIAEWPDVALPPLNVDHYTAFVALTHDPKIDDPALLHAFQRDCFYIGALGSRKTHAKRGDRLKAQGARDIDIARIHAPIGLPIGAVSPSEIAVAIMAEITAQLRLPKEKEAAA from the coding sequence GTGAAACTTGCAACACTTCACCAGCTCAATGCCGAGCGCGCCGCGCGGCGGCCGGTAATCATCGTTACCGATACCGCCAATGGCGAGCAGCGGCTGGTCAAGGCTGCCGAGTTCGCCGCCGATCCGCTGCGTGCCGATCTCGCCAAGCAGTTGCGGATGGGCAAGAGCGGCATGATCGAGGCCGACGGCAAGAAGCTGTTTCTCAATGTTTATGCACCGACGGCCAAGCTCGTCATCGTCGGGGCGGTTCATATCAGCCAGGCGCTCGCGCCGCTGGCGCGTTCGCTCGACTATGATGTGACGGTGGTCGATCCGCGCACCGCGTTTGCCAGTCCCGAGCGATTTCCGGATGTCCCGCTGATCGCCGAATGGCCCGACGTAGCGCTGCCGCCGCTCAATGTCGATCACTATACGGCCTTCGTGGCGCTGACCCACGATCCCAAGATCGACGATCCGGCGCTGCTGCACGCGTTCCAGCGCGACTGCTTCTATATCGGCGCGCTGGGCTCGCGAAAGACCCACGCCAAGCGCGGCGACCGCCTCAAGGCGCAAGGTGCGCGGGATATCGATATTGCGCGCATCCACGCACCGATCGGTCTGCCGATCGGCGCGGTCTCGCCGTCCGAGATCGCTGTGGCGATCATGGCCGAGATCACCGCGCAACTGCGGTTGCCGAAAGAAAAAGAAGCCGCGGCATGA
- a CDS encoding XdhC family protein, whose translation MLNRDEDILKAAEDWQKAGHGVALATVVETWGSAPRPAGSSLVINDDGTFLGSVSGGCVEGAVVTEALDVIASGQPKMLEFGVADETAWNVGLSCGGTIRVFVEKVGQS comes from the coding sequence ATGCTCAATCGCGACGAAGACATTCTCAAGGCGGCTGAGGACTGGCAGAAGGCCGGCCATGGCGTTGCCCTCGCCACCGTGGTGGAGACCTGGGGCTCGGCGCCGCGGCCGGCGGGATCGAGCCTCGTGATCAACGACGACGGCACGTTTCTGGGCTCGGTCTCCGGTGGCTGTGTCGAAGGCGCCGTTGTTACCGAGGCGCTCGACGTGATCGCCAGCGGCCAGCCGAAAATGCTCGAATTCGGCGTCGCCGACGAGACCGCGTGGAATGTCGGCCTGTCCTGTGGCGGCACCATCCGGGTGTTCGTCGAGAAAGTCGGCCAATCGTGA
- a CDS encoding vWA domain-containing protein, producing MTTPANPPVTGLIADNVVGFARALRAAGIPVGPGAVIDALNALQVIEIGNRADVFTTLEAIFVKRHEHALIFTQAFDLFFRAAEDWKHMLDSVPLPDHARKKPPPASRRVQEAFAQPSMSETPQAQEQELRLSVSDKEILQKKDFAQMSAAEIAQVTRAIAQMKLPQAELRTRRYQPDSRGLRLDMRRTLRGSLRTGGDIIDIHRLGRIDKPAPIVALLDISGSMSEYTRLFLHFLHAITDARKRVSVFLFGTRLTNVTRALRARDPDQALASCSSTVEDWAGGTRIGTSLHTFNKLWGRRVLGQGAIVLLISDGLEREADARLAFEMDRLHRSCRRLIWLNPLLRYGGFEAKAQGIKMMLPHVDEFRPVHNLSSIEGLIAALSSASPPHHRSLIRSAA from the coding sequence ATGACCACACCGGCTAACCCACCAGTCACCGGCCTGATCGCCGACAACGTCGTCGGCTTTGCCCGCGCGCTGCGCGCCGCCGGGATTCCGGTCGGGCCTGGCGCAGTCATCGATGCGCTGAATGCGCTGCAGGTGATCGAGATCGGCAACCGCGCCGACGTCTTCACCACGCTCGAGGCGATCTTCGTCAAACGTCACGAGCATGCGCTGATCTTCACGCAGGCGTTCGACCTGTTTTTCCGCGCCGCCGAGGACTGGAAGCACATGCTGGATTCGGTGCCGCTGCCGGATCATGCCAGAAAAAAGCCGCCCCCGGCCTCGCGCCGTGTCCAGGAGGCGTTTGCCCAGCCTTCGATGAGCGAAACCCCGCAGGCCCAGGAGCAGGAACTGCGGCTCTCGGTGTCCGATAAGGAAATATTGCAAAAGAAGGATTTCGCGCAGATGAGTGCTGCCGAAATCGCGCAGGTCACCCGTGCGATTGCGCAGATGAAACTGCCGCAGGCCGAATTGCGCACCCGCCGCTATCAGCCGGATTCGCGGGGCCTGCGGCTCGACATGCGCCGCACCCTGCGCGGCAGTCTGCGCACCGGCGGCGATATCATCGATATCCATCGGCTGGGGCGGATCGACAAGCCGGCGCCGATCGTGGCGCTGCTCGATATCTCCGGTTCGATGAGCGAATACACCCGGTTGTTTCTGCATTTCCTGCATGCCATCACCGACGCCCGCAAGCGTGTCTCGGTGTTTCTGTTCGGCACAAGGCTCACCAACGTGACCCGGGCGCTGCGGGCACGGGATCCCGACCAGGCCTTGGCAAGCTGTTCATCGACGGTGGAGGACTGGGCCGGCGGTACCCGCATCGGCACCTCGCTGCACACCTTCAACAAATTGTGGGGCCGGCGCGTGCTCGGGCAGGGCGCGATCGTGCTTCTGATCTCCGACGGGCTGGAGCGCGAGGCCGACGCCAGGCTGGCGTTCGAGATGGACCGGCTGCACCGATCCTGCCGCCGCCTGATCTGGCTCAATCCGCTGCTGCGCTATGGCGGCTTCGAGGCCAAGGCGCAGGGCATCAAAATGATGCTGCCGCACGTTGACGAATTCCGCCCCGTACATAATTTGAGTTCAATCGAGGGGCTGATCGCAGCCCTGTCGTCGGCTTCCCCGCCGCATCACCGCAGCCTGATTCGGTCCGCAGCTTGA
- a CDS encoding AAA family ATPase gives MTASALPTSVDAMLGLLTSRGYLAERSLATVTYLSLRMGRPLFLEGEAGVGKTEIAKVLSAALGRKLIRLQCYEGLDVASAVYEWNSAAQMIAIRLAEAAGDTDRDQLSSDIFAERYLIKRPLLQALEPDVAGAPVLLIDELDRADEAFEAYLLEILSDFQVTIPEFGTVKAPHPPIVIVTSNRTREIHDALKRRCLYHWVDYPSAERELAIVKSRVPNISAKLSQQVVAFVQALREQDFYKSPGVAETIDWATALTELDARSLTPQVVGDTLGALLKYQDDIARMQGDTLQKVLKEATSD, from the coding sequence ATGACTGCATCGGCGCTGCCCACTTCCGTCGATGCGATGCTCGGACTCCTGACCTCGCGCGGCTATCTGGCGGAGCGGTCGCTGGCGACGGTGACATACCTTTCGCTGCGCATGGGCCGGCCGCTCTTTCTGGAAGGCGAGGCCGGCGTCGGCAAGACCGAAATCGCCAAGGTGCTTTCGGCCGCGCTGGGGCGAAAGCTGATACGGCTGCAGTGCTATGAAGGGCTGGACGTCGCTTCCGCTGTCTATGAGTGGAACAGCGCGGCGCAAATGATCGCGATCCGGCTAGCCGAAGCCGCCGGCGATACCGACCGCGACCAGTTGTCGTCAGACATCTTTGCTGAACGTTATCTGATCAAACGGCCGCTGCTGCAGGCGCTGGAGCCGGACGTGGCCGGCGCCCCGGTGCTTTTGATCGACGAACTCGACCGCGCCGACGAGGCGTTCGAGGCTTACCTCCTGGAAATTCTCAGCGACTTCCAGGTGACCATCCCTGAGTTCGGCACCGTCAAGGCGCCGCATCCGCCGATCGTCATCGTCACCTCGAACCGCACCCGGGAAATTCACGACGCCCTCAAACGCCGCTGTCTCTATCACTGGGTGGATTATCCCAGTGCCGAGCGCGAACTGGCGATCGTCAAATCGCGCGTGCCGAACATTTCCGCCAAACTGTCGCAGCAGGTCGTCGCCTTCGTGCAGGCGTTGCGCGAGCAGGATTTCTACAAATCGCCGGGCGTTGCCGAGACCATCGACTGGGCCACCGCGCTGACCGAACTCGACGCCCGCTCGCTAACCCCGCAGGTGGTGGGCGATACGCTCGGCGCGCTGTTGAAATACCAGGACGACATCGCGCGGATGCAGGGCGACACGCTGCAGAAGGTTTTGAAAGAGGCGACGAGCGACTAG
- a CDS encoding FAD binding domain-containing protein, producing MYEFKYHRPATVRQAANLLIKNEDAKVIAGGHTLLPVMKQRLASPPHLVDLSHIEGLDGIEMKGRSLVIGATAKHADVAASAVVGEAIPALAELAGLIGDPAVRHKGTIGGSLANNDPTADYPAACLALGATIVTNKRRLKPEEFFQGLFTTTLESDEIITKVMFPVPKKAAYIKFRNQASRYALVGVFVAKRPSDVRVAVTGAGSEGVFRVTAFEEALKKRFSHKVLDGLTVPAEGLNSDLHGSAEYRAHLIAVLARRAVEAANGKA from the coding sequence ATGTACGAATTCAAATATCATCGTCCGGCGACCGTGCGGCAGGCCGCCAATCTCCTGATCAAGAACGAAGACGCCAAGGTGATCGCCGGCGGCCATACCCTGTTGCCGGTCATGAAGCAGCGGCTCGCCAGCCCTCCGCATCTGGTCGACCTCTCCCACATCGAGGGGCTCGACGGCATCGAGATGAAGGGCCGTTCGCTGGTGATCGGCGCCACCGCAAAACACGCCGACGTCGCGGCTTCGGCTGTTGTCGGCGAGGCGATCCCGGCGCTGGCCGAACTGGCCGGGCTGATCGGCGATCCCGCGGTGCGCCACAAGGGCACCATCGGCGGCTCGCTCGCCAATAACGATCCCACCGCCGACTATCCCGCGGCCTGCCTTGCACTCGGCGCCACCATCGTCACCAACAAGCGCCGGCTGAAGCCCGAAGAATTCTTCCAGGGGCTGTTCACGACGACGCTCGAGAGCGACGAGATCATCACCAAGGTGATGTTTCCGGTGCCGAAAAAGGCCGCCTACATCAAATTCCGCAACCAGGCCTCGCGCTATGCGCTGGTCGGGGTGTTCGTCGCCAAGCGTCCGTCGGATGTGCGGGTCGCCGTCACCGGCGCCGGCTCCGAAGGCGTGTTCCGTGTCACTGCGTTCGAGGAGGCATTGAAGAAGCGCTTCTCCCACAAGGTGCTCGATGGCTTGACGGTTCCGGCGGAAGGGCTGAACAGCGACCTGCACGGCAGCGCCGAATATCGTGCGCATCTGATCGCAGTGCTGGCGCGCCGTGCGGTCGAAGCCGCCAACGGCAAAGCGTGA
- a CDS encoding (2Fe-2S)-binding protein translates to MAKISLIVNGNPVNANVDPRTLLVQFLREDLRLTGTHVGCDTSQCGACVVHLDGKAVKSCTTLVVMADGHEVKTIEGLAADGAPLHPMQEAFREHHGLQCGFCTPGMIMTAVDLVHRKGHDLSDHTIREELEGNLCRCTGYQNIVQSIAAGAKAMANSDLA, encoded by the coding sequence ATGGCCAAGATTTCCTTGATCGTGAACGGTAATCCCGTCAACGCCAATGTCGACCCCCGCACCCTGCTGGTGCAGTTTCTGCGCGAGGATCTGCGGCTGACCGGCACCCACGTCGGCTGCGACACCTCGCAATGCGGCGCCTGCGTCGTGCATCTCGACGGAAAGGCCGTCAAATCCTGCACCACGCTCGTGGTCATGGCCGACGGGCACGAGGTCAAGACCATCGAGGGCCTCGCCGCCGACGGTGCGCCGCTGCATCCGATGCAGGAGGCGTTCCGCGAGCATCACGGCCTGCAATGCGGTTTCTGCACGCCCGGCATGATCATGACCGCGGTCGACCTTGTGCACCGCAAGGGCCACGATCTCAGCGACCATACCATCCGCGAAGAACTCGAAGGCAATCTCTGCCGCTGCACCGGCTATCAGAACATCGTTCAATCGATCGCGGCGGGCGCCAAGGCGATGGCGAACTCCGATCTGGCGTAA
- a CDS encoding SRPBCC family protein, whose amino-acid sequence MAMTMNGEVQLAAPREAVWTKLNDPAVLKACIPGCEELEKTEDNGFRAVAKMKVGPVSARFKGRVTLSDLDPPNGYKISGEGEGGVAGFAKGGATVALAEKDGGTLLTYDVEAQIGGKLAQLGQRLINGSAKKLADDFFANFAKAVQG is encoded by the coding sequence ATGGCCATGACGATGAACGGCGAAGTCCAGCTTGCGGCGCCGCGCGAGGCTGTGTGGACCAAACTGAACGATCCCGCCGTACTCAAGGCTTGCATCCCCGGCTGCGAGGAACTGGAAAAAACCGAGGACAATGGTTTCCGCGCGGTCGCCAAGATGAAGGTCGGACCGGTATCGGCTCGCTTCAAGGGCCGGGTCACGCTGAGCGATCTCGATCCGCCGAACGGCTACAAGATCTCGGGCGAAGGCGAGGGCGGAGTCGCAGGGTTCGCCAAGGGCGGCGCAACGGTGGCCCTGGCCGAAAAGGATGGCGGCACGTTGCTCACTTACGACGTCGAGGCGCAGATCGGCGGCAAGCTGGCCCAGCTCGGTCAGCGGCTGATCAACGGATCGGCCAAGAAACTGGCCGACGACTTTTTCGCGAATTTCGCCAAGGCGGTGCAGGGATAG